From the genome of Ralstonia pickettii, one region includes:
- a CDS encoding ferritin — protein MLYPELFKSLEAVRWNMEKDIPWDTFDASLLTDAQAQTIKMNAITEWSALPATEMFLRDNRHDSDFSAFMSVWFFEEQKHSLVLMEYLRRFRPDLVPTEEELHNVRFEFDPAPPLETLMLHFCGEIRLNHWYRRASEWHTEPVIKAIYKHLSQDEARHGGAYLRYMKKYLGQFGDSARSAFAKIGVLMASARRTEKPLHPTNLHVNKALFPQDTVQSRLPNPDWLEHWLDEQIKFDAGWEKKVIERILHNMGLLFERTFETVQDLNRYRKELNARLLGSAEQAA, from the coding sequence ATGCTCTATCCCGAATTGTTCAAGTCGTTGGAAGCGGTCCGCTGGAATATGGAAAAGGATATTCCGTGGGACACGTTCGATGCGTCGCTGCTGACCGACGCGCAAGCGCAGACCATCAAGATGAATGCCATCACCGAGTGGTCAGCCCTGCCGGCCACCGAGATGTTCCTGCGTGACAATCGTCACGACTCCGATTTCTCGGCGTTCATGAGCGTGTGGTTCTTTGAAGAGCAGAAGCACTCGCTGGTGCTGATGGAATATCTGCGCCGCTTCCGCCCGGACCTCGTGCCGACCGAAGAAGAACTGCACAACGTGCGCTTCGAGTTCGATCCGGCCCCGCCGCTTGAAACGCTGATGCTGCACTTCTGCGGCGAAATCCGTCTGAACCATTGGTACCGCCGTGCCTCCGAATGGCACACCGAGCCGGTCATCAAGGCGATCTACAAGCATCTGTCGCAGGACGAAGCCCGCCATGGCGGCGCCTACCTGCGTTACATGAAGAAGTACCTCGGCCAGTTCGGCGACAGCGCGCGCAGCGCATTCGCCAAGATCGGCGTGCTGATGGCTTCGGCGCGCCGCACCGAGAAGCCGCTCCACCCGACCAACCTGCACGTGAACAAGGCGCTCTTCCCGCAAGACACGGTGCAGTCGCGCCTGCCGAACCCGGACTGGCTGGAGCACTGGCTGGACGAGCAGATCAAGTTCGACGCCGGTTGGGAAAAGAAGGTCATCGAGCGCATCCTGCACAACATGGGTCTGCTGTTCGAACGCACTTTTGAAACCGTGCAAGACCTGAACCGCTACCGCAAGGAACTGAACGCGCGTCTGCTCGGCTCGGCCGAACAAGCTGCCTGA
- the rfaE2 gene encoding D-glycero-beta-D-manno-heptose 1-phosphate adenylyltransferase: MTARQPAPTFEQKICDAADVEARVRALQRPLVFTNGVFDILHRGHATYLAQARALGASLVVGVNTDASVRMLGKGDDRPLNTQDDRLAVLAALEAVSLVVLFAERTPVELIQRVRPDIYVKGGDYDIDALEETRVVRSWGGKALAIPFEHDRSTTALLKRVRATS, encoded by the coding sequence ATGACCGCTCGCCAGCCCGCGCCCACCTTTGAACAGAAGATCTGCGATGCCGCCGATGTGGAGGCCCGCGTGCGCGCCTTGCAGCGCCCGCTGGTCTTCACCAACGGGGTGTTCGACATCCTGCATCGCGGGCACGCCACGTATCTGGCGCAGGCGCGTGCGTTGGGCGCGTCGCTCGTGGTCGGCGTGAATACCGATGCCTCGGTGCGGATGCTGGGCAAGGGCGACGACCGCCCGCTCAACACTCAGGACGATCGCCTGGCCGTGCTGGCCGCCCTGGAAGCGGTGAGTCTGGTGGTGTTGTTTGCCGAGCGCACGCCGGTCGAACTCATCCAGCGCGTGCGTCCCGACATCTACGTGAAAGGTGGCGACTACGACATCGATGCGCTGGAAGAAACGCGTGTGGTGCGTAGCTGGGGTGGCAAGGCGCTGGCGATTCCGTTCGAGCACGACCGATCGACCACGGCGCTGCTCAAGCGCGTGCGCGCAACGTCCTGA
- a CDS encoding SPOR domain-containing protein yields the protein MTLRLALLLLLLVNGVLLAANTGVFGPEVSKAWFESDREPERMRRQIRTEEIRILEPAPVSSPAAAVPKSAPGSPEASSPAASGTQANLEPTALTTAAAAENGGTCTELGGLTEAQATRSIDQLRQVAGVQVERFTRQEDNRWWVHMPARDTRDDAERKVSELKRRNVADSAIVQEGNTFVVSLGLFRDKERAQQRLDELRAKDVRTAVVTQTRRLGSQTSLRVTATADAASGVAAQLAALKKTLGTEDLHACAAVTASR from the coding sequence ATGACGCTTCGCCTCGCCCTGCTGCTCCTGTTGCTCGTCAACGGCGTTCTGCTCGCGGCCAATACCGGCGTGTTCGGACCAGAAGTCTCCAAGGCGTGGTTCGAGAGCGACCGGGAACCCGAGCGCATGCGGCGCCAGATCCGCACCGAAGAGATCCGTATTCTCGAGCCGGCACCGGTTTCTTCACCGGCTGCCGCCGTACCCAAATCGGCGCCGGGCTCGCCGGAGGCCTCCTCGCCTGCCGCGTCAGGCACGCAAGCCAATCTCGAGCCTACGGCCCTGACCACCGCTGCCGCTGCTGAAAACGGCGGCACCTGCACCGAACTGGGCGGCCTGACCGAAGCACAAGCCACGCGCAGCATTGATCAGCTCAGGCAGGTGGCGGGCGTGCAGGTCGAGCGCTTCACGCGCCAGGAAGACAACCGGTGGTGGGTCCACATGCCGGCACGCGACACGCGCGACGACGCCGAGCGCAAGGTGTCCGAGCTCAAGCGCCGCAACGTGGCGGATTCAGCCATCGTGCAGGAAGGCAATACGTTCGTGGTATCGCTGGGCTTGTTTCGCGACAAGGAGCGCGCGCAGCAGCGCCTCGATGAGCTGCGCGCCAAGGACGTGCGCACCGCCGTGGTCACGCAAACGCGCCGGCTTGGCTCGCAGACGTCGCTGCGCGTGACCGCCACCGCCGACGCGGCTTCGGGCGTCGCAGCCCAACTGGCCGCGCTGAAGAAAACGTTGGGCACCGAAGACCTGCACGCGTGCGCGGCGGTCACGGCATCGCGCTAA
- a CDS encoding type III pantothenate kinase, giving the protein MTRLKASAAHAAPARPLLLIDAGNTRIKWAWIAGGADAELALPEEPGGTPWQHAGARAHDQLAELVEDWRDCHASGIAPPEVWISAVAGPALRDALTARIARVFDGARVRIAASENATAGLRNGYRDPTQLGTDRWVGAVGARHLWPDTALLLVTAGTATTLDIVTPDGLFAGGLILPGLTLMMRALSRNTAQLPEVDVSYLSAGDVVAPPWADNTQDAIALGCVIAQAGAIAQTWMALQKQHPGPARCVLSGGARAALGPHLRMPFQMHDNLVLLGLQVLARASRDGAATLA; this is encoded by the coding sequence ATGACGCGCCTGAAAGCTTCTGCCGCGCACGCTGCGCCCGCCCGTCCGCTGTTGCTGATCGACGCGGGAAACACACGCATCAAGTGGGCGTGGATTGCCGGTGGTGCTGATGCCGAACTCGCCTTGCCGGAGGAGCCAGGCGGCACGCCGTGGCAGCATGCCGGCGCCCGCGCGCATGATCAATTGGCGGAACTGGTGGAAGACTGGCGGGACTGCCACGCCTCCGGCATTGCGCCGCCTGAGGTGTGGATCAGCGCGGTTGCCGGTCCGGCGCTGCGCGATGCGCTCACCGCGCGCATCGCCCGCGTGTTTGATGGGGCACGCGTGCGCATTGCAGCATCGGAAAACGCCACGGCCGGCCTGCGCAACGGGTATCGCGATCCGACGCAACTCGGCACGGACCGATGGGTCGGCGCGGTCGGCGCGCGCCATCTGTGGCCCGACACAGCCCTGCTGCTCGTGACAGCCGGCACCGCCACCACGCTGGACATCGTCACGCCCGACGGCCTGTTTGCCGGCGGCCTGATCCTGCCCGGTCTTACGTTGATGATGCGCGCGCTGTCGCGCAACACCGCGCAGTTGCCCGAAGTGGATGTCAGCTACCTGAGCGCGGGCGACGTCGTCGCGCCGCCCTGGGCCGACAATACGCAGGACGCGATCGCGCTGGGCTGCGTCATCGCCCAGGCAGGCGCAATTGCACAGACCTGGATGGCGCTGCAGAAGCAACATCCCGGGCCGGCCCGCTGCGTGCTGAGCGGCGGCGCGCGCGCTGCGCTGGGACCGCATCTGCGCATGCCGTTCCAGATGCACGATAATCTCGTGCTGCTCGGCCTGCAGGTGCTGGCGCGCGCAAGCCGGGACGGCGCCGCGACGCTGGCCTAG
- a CDS encoding biotin--[acetyl-CoA-carboxylase] ligase has translation MSLAEPSARWRLARERIQPTGPAAGWPVDVVEATGSTSADLMAAVRDAAWPANPAMPAPAGTAPLLGAQVLAAQWQTAGRGRQGRPWDGDHGLTFSIACAFAGEPALLGGLSLAVGVAVADAVAGYAEARGGSGHALALKWPNDVQIAGRKLAGILVETVRKEAGQTWAVIGIGLNLERPRVLESTLGRGLSGVEELVDAPEPNAVFSALLTSLGEHLQRFGTQGLAPFVAPFAARDAFAGERVRLWQDGTVVLEGVAHGIDAQGRLAIESGGRVQWVHSGEVSLRSAEADQP, from the coding sequence ATGTCTCTTGCAGAACCCTCCGCGCGGTGGCGCCTTGCGCGCGAGCGTATCCAGCCCACCGGCCCGGCCGCCGGCTGGCCTGTCGACGTGGTCGAGGCCACCGGCTCGACCAGCGCCGATCTGATGGCCGCCGTGCGTGATGCCGCCTGGCCTGCCAACCCTGCGATGCCTGCTCCTGCCGGCACGGCGCCGCTGCTGGGCGCCCAGGTGCTGGCCGCCCAGTGGCAGACTGCAGGACGTGGCCGCCAGGGCCGCCCGTGGGATGGTGATCACGGCCTGACGTTTTCCATCGCCTGCGCCTTTGCGGGGGAGCCCGCGCTGCTCGGCGGCCTGAGCCTGGCCGTCGGTGTCGCCGTGGCTGACGCGGTCGCCGGGTACGCGGAAGCGCGGGGCGGCAGCGGACACGCGCTCGCCCTGAAATGGCCCAACGATGTGCAGATCGCCGGGCGCAAGCTGGCCGGCATCCTCGTCGAGACCGTGCGGAAGGAGGCGGGTCAGACCTGGGCCGTCATCGGCATCGGCCTGAATCTGGAACGGCCGCGCGTGCTGGAATCCACGCTGGGCCGCGGGCTCTCGGGCGTGGAAGAACTCGTGGATGCGCCAGAGCCGAATGCCGTGTTCTCGGCGCTGCTCACATCGCTGGGGGAACATCTGCAGCGCTTCGGCACGCAGGGCTTGGCGCCGTTCGTTGCGCCATTTGCCGCCCGCGATGCCTTTGCCGGCGAACGCGTGCGCCTGTGGCAGGACGGCACCGTGGTGCTGGAAGGCGTGGCGCATGGCATCGACGCGCAGGGCCGCCTGGCGATTGAGTCGGGCGGACGTGTGCAGTGGGTGCACAGCGGCGAGGTCTCCTTGCGCAGCGCAGAGGCGGACCAGCCATGA
- a CDS encoding MlaE family ABC transporter permease, producing the protein MITCRTPQLEVRVVDGRSVAFLSGDWTTIALAERAGVRSARQQIRAGLDNANAWCLTEVGRIDHFGAQLLWRAWGNQWPQHLDARPDQRRMIDRVAKLDPGGWKKRLAPRMNPVTILGGGMLDFFDHARDGIAMVGQLVFDFGRFLRSPHRGPWREISANIYSTGYKALGITALVGFLIGIVLSYLSANQLRVFGASIFIVNILGMAIIRELGPVLAAILVAGRSGSAITAQIGVMRVTEELDAMRVMGISHGFRLILPKVIALAIAMPLLVAWTDLLALAGGILAARFQLDISPTYFITSLPDVVPVANLWLGIGKGVVFGMLIALVACHFGLRIQPNTQSLGEGTTTSVVVSITIVILADAVFAILFKDIGI; encoded by the coding sequence TTGATCACCTGCCGTACACCGCAGCTTGAAGTGCGCGTTGTCGATGGACGCTCCGTCGCCTTTCTCTCGGGCGACTGGACGACGATCGCCCTGGCCGAACGCGCCGGCGTGCGCAGCGCTCGCCAGCAGATCCGCGCCGGGCTGGACAACGCCAACGCGTGGTGCCTGACCGAAGTCGGTCGTATCGACCACTTTGGCGCGCAACTGCTGTGGCGCGCCTGGGGCAATCAATGGCCCCAACATCTGGATGCCCGGCCCGACCAGCGCCGCATGATTGACCGCGTTGCCAAGCTCGACCCCGGCGGCTGGAAGAAACGCCTGGCGCCGCGCATGAACCCGGTCACGATCCTCGGCGGGGGCATGCTGGATTTTTTCGATCACGCGCGCGATGGCATCGCCATGGTCGGGCAGCTCGTGTTCGACTTCGGCCGGTTCCTGCGCTCGCCGCATCGCGGGCCGTGGCGCGAAATCTCCGCCAACATCTACAGCACGGGCTACAAGGCGCTGGGCATCACCGCGCTGGTGGGTTTCCTGATCGGCATCGTGCTGAGCTACCTCTCGGCCAACCAGTTGCGGGTGTTCGGTGCCAGCATCTTCATCGTCAACATTTTGGGCATGGCCATCATCCGCGAGCTTGGGCCGGTGCTGGCGGCGATTCTGGTGGCGGGGCGTTCGGGCTCGGCCATCACGGCGCAGATCGGCGTGATGCGGGTGACCGAGGAGCTGGATGCGATGCGCGTGATGGGCATCTCGCACGGCTTCCGGCTGATCCTGCCCAAGGTGATTGCGCTGGCGATTGCCATGCCGCTGCTGGTGGCGTGGACCGATCTGCTCGCGCTGGCGGGCGGTATCCTGGCGGCCAGGTTCCAGCTCGATATCAGCCCGACGTATTTCATCACCTCGTTGCCTGATGTGGTGCCGGTAGCCAATCTGTGGCTCGGCATCGGCAAGGGCGTGGTGTTTGGCATGCTGATCGCGCTGGTGGCCTGCCACTTTGGCCTGCGCATCCAGCCCAACACGCAGAGCCTGGGCGAGGGCACAACGACGTCCGTCGTAGTATCGATCACCATCGTCATACTCGCCGACGCAGTGTTCGCCATCCTCTTCAAGGACATCGGGATATGA
- a CDS encoding ABC transporter ATP-binding protein, with amino-acid sequence MTRPRHPHLEHAGPASETITPARERVIEVRSVTKRYGKVTVLDNINLDVFRGEVLSIVGGSGSGKTTLLRQVVGLEKPTSGTIHIFGEELTCQVGNELQSMRNRWGMQFQHGALFSALSVIDNVALPMRELRTLPDAFIQRVAMLKLQMVGLKSTDADKMPSDLSGGMIKRVALARALSLEPELVFLDEPTAGLDPRASDDYVALIRELRQELGLTVVMVTHDLDTLVALSDRIAVLADRKVLAAKPLEQIIQIDHPFIKEYFLGERGKRALMALGPQMTEAVAAASLSTQED; translated from the coding sequence ATGACCCGGCCCCGTCATCCGCATCTCGAACACGCCGGGCCGGCTTCGGAAACCATCACGCCCGCGCGCGAACGCGTGATCGAGGTGCGCAGTGTCACCAAGCGCTACGGCAAGGTCACCGTGCTCGACAACATCAACCTGGACGTGTTTCGCGGCGAGGTGCTTTCCATCGTCGGCGGTTCGGGCAGCGGCAAGACGACGCTGTTGCGCCAGGTGGTGGGCCTGGAGAAGCCCACCTCGGGCACGATCCACATCTTTGGCGAAGAGCTGACCTGCCAGGTGGGCAACGAACTGCAGTCGATGCGCAACCGCTGGGGCATGCAGTTTCAGCACGGCGCGTTGTTCTCGGCGCTGTCCGTGATCGACAACGTGGCGTTGCCGATGCGCGAATTGCGCACACTGCCCGACGCGTTCATCCAGCGTGTGGCGATGCTCAAGCTGCAGATGGTGGGGCTCAAATCCACCGATGCCGACAAGATGCCGTCGGACCTGTCGGGCGGCATGATCAAGCGCGTGGCACTGGCACGGGCGCTGTCGCTGGAACCGGAGCTGGTGTTTCTGGACGAGCCGACCGCCGGTCTGGACCCGCGCGCATCGGACGATTACGTTGCTCTTATTCGCGAACTGCGCCAGGAACTGGGCCTGACCGTGGTGATGGTGACGCACGATCTCGACACCCTGGTGGCGCTATCCGACCGCATTGCCGTGCTGGCGGATCGCAAGGTGCTGGCGGCCAAGCCGCTGGAGCAGATCATTCAGATCGATCATCCCTTCATCAAGGAATATTTCCTCGGTGAGCGGGGCAAACGGGCCCTTATGGCGCTGGGCCCGCAGATGACGGAGGCGGTGGCTGCAGCCTCGCTTTCGACGCAGGAGGATTGA
- a CDS encoding MlaD family protein yields the protein MENKAHAFLAGLFTIGLAIFMGLAVMWFNRDQTVRVPYEVVTRSTVNGLNPQASVKYRGLDVGKVDSIRFDDKVPGQIVVRVLVDKDAPITTTTYGRLAYQGVTGLAYVQLDDRGFDNSQHAPSPVRLATSQKDPARIRMDAGFLDELDKRGDQMLSKLDQTLSSLSIMFDDEHRQQVTASLQAFQKTMDAYSTLAQQAEPTMRRLPQIADNLDSTLVATRKLTQSLSDPKGPLMTTLSGAGSDLTAATQSMQSAANVLTYETLPQLNGFAREARQAVRGFDHAVTDFNARPQSVLFGPAPGAPGPGETGFTAPAARASAQP from the coding sequence ATGGAAAACAAAGCCCACGCATTCCTGGCCGGGCTGTTTACGATCGGGCTGGCCATCTTCATGGGGCTGGCGGTCATGTGGTTCAACCGCGACCAGACCGTGCGCGTGCCCTACGAGGTGGTCACCCGCTCCACTGTCAACGGGCTGAACCCGCAGGCTTCCGTGAAATACCGCGGCTTGGACGTCGGCAAGGTCGACAGCATCCGCTTTGACGACAAGGTGCCCGGGCAGATCGTCGTGCGTGTGCTGGTCGACAAGGACGCGCCCATCACCACGACGACGTATGGGCGCCTGGCGTACCAGGGCGTGACGGGCCTCGCCTATGTGCAGCTCGACGACCGCGGTTTCGACAACAGCCAGCACGCGCCCAGTCCCGTGCGTCTGGCCACTTCCCAGAAGGATCCCGCGCGCATCCGCATGGATGCCGGCTTTCTGGACGAATTGGACAAGCGCGGCGACCAGATGCTGTCCAAGCTCGATCAGACGCTCAGCTCGCTGTCGATCATGTTCGACGACGAGCACCGCCAGCAGGTCACTGCGTCGCTGCAAGCGTTCCAGAAGACGATGGACGCCTACAGCACGCTCGCGCAGCAGGCTGAGCCGACCATGCGCCGCCTGCCGCAGATTGCTGACAACCTCGATTCCACGCTGGTGGCCACGCGCAAGCTCACGCAGTCGCTGTCCGATCCGAAGGGGCCGTTGATGACGACGCTTTCCGGTGCCGGCAGCGATCTGACGGCCGCAACGCAGTCGATGCAATCCGCAGCCAACGTGTTGACGTACGAAACGCTGCCGCAGCTCAATGGCTTTGCACGCGAGGCCCGCCAGGCCGTGCGCGGTTTCGACCATGCCGTGACCGACTTCAACGCCCGGCCGCAAAGCGTGCTGTTTGGCCCCGCACCCGGCGCGCCCGGCCCCGGTGAAACCGGCTTCACCGCGCCCGCCGCGCGCGCTTCGGCTCAGCCCTGA
- a CDS encoding ABC-type transport auxiliary lipoprotein family protein, with product MPMLSAVFRRACALPALMALSLLAACSSAPVAPAALYDFGLAPAASAGARLPTALRVADVAGPGWMDGNAIFYRLAYAQGQRTDAYANSRWVESPVSLFDARLRNAAAGRGQVIGYPTPDVPSLRVELVDFSQVFDRPDASRGVVRLRATVSLARGVIDQRVVQADAPAPSPDAAGGVAALTQASDKAIGEVLDWVAALPLAASAPSTPATPGAALGSRRR from the coding sequence ATGCCGATGTTGTCCGCTGTGTTCCGCCGCGCGTGCGCGCTGCCTGCCCTGATGGCGCTGTCGCTGCTGGCAGCTTGCTCCAGCGCGCCGGTGGCGCCCGCCGCCCTCTATGACTTTGGACTCGCGCCGGCCGCAAGCGCTGGCGCGCGCCTGCCCACCGCCTTGCGCGTGGCCGACGTGGCCGGCCCGGGCTGGATGGACGGCAACGCCATCTTTTACCGCCTCGCCTATGCGCAAGGCCAGCGTACCGACGCCTACGCCAACAGCCGCTGGGTGGAATCGCCCGTGAGTCTGTTCGATGCCCGTTTGCGCAATGCGGCGGCAGGGCGCGGCCAGGTGATCGGCTATCCCACGCCCGATGTGCCGAGCCTGCGTGTCGAGCTGGTCGATTTTTCACAGGTATTCGACAGGCCCGATGCCAGCCGCGGCGTGGTGCGCCTGCGTGCAACCGTGTCACTGGCGCGCGGTGTGATCGACCAGCGCGTGGTACAGGCTGACGCGCCGGCCCCGAGCCCGGACGCTGCAGGCGGCGTGGCCGCCCTCACGCAGGCATCGGACAAGGCCATCGGCGAGGTGCTCGACTGGGTGGCGGCCCTGCCGCTCGCGGCGTCCGCCCCTTCGACACCGGCAACGCCCGGCGCTGCACTTGGCTCGCGCCGGCGCTAA
- a CDS encoding VanZ family protein — protein MRGIGRYDGRLFPATSAPPSSSLLPVTDLHAQPAAPIQHRHSPLARAGLGWFVLLVVYASLYPFAGWTDTGVSPFAFLSAPLPRYNTTFDMLTNVWGYMPLGMLTVLALHPRITGWRAVLLAMLAGLLLSGAMEAIQTYLPTRVSSNVDLATNTLGALLGGLVMLPFAARLIDRGGLRRLRRRWFEPHATFAILLMLVWPFAQIFPQEFLFSMGGVIRSILLDPSPDAFVVNLLNGWFPELFDWQDKLTAHPEALQRQELLEALITACSWIGTGLLASVAMRRGAPMLRLLAALLAGALLVKAGATVLQFPLGGAWDWLSSGARFGLIVGSLVLVLLVRLPRWLRGALAMTLLIALIILSNVLPPSPYSWVSAQSWRLGRFVHFNSLSQWIGWLWPFLGLGYLAWRAEQTQLQRRAGRHAR, from the coding sequence ATGCGCGGCATCGGACGCTATGATGGACGGCTTTTTCCGGCCACGTCCGCTCCTCCTTCTAGTTCGCTTCTTCCGGTGACGGACCTCCACGCACAACCCGCTGCACCCATCCAGCATCGCCACTCGCCGCTTGCGCGCGCCGGGCTGGGGTGGTTCGTGCTGCTGGTCGTCTACGCAAGCCTGTATCCGTTTGCCGGTTGGACAGACACCGGCGTGTCGCCGTTCGCCTTCCTGAGCGCACCGCTGCCGCGCTACAACACCACCTTTGACATGCTCACCAACGTGTGGGGCTACATGCCGCTGGGCATGCTGACGGTGCTGGCACTGCACCCGCGCATCACCGGCTGGCGCGCGGTCTTGCTGGCGATGCTGGCAGGGTTACTGCTCTCCGGCGCGATGGAGGCGATCCAGACCTATCTGCCCACGCGCGTGTCCTCCAATGTCGATCTGGCGACGAACACGCTGGGCGCGTTGCTGGGCGGCCTCGTCATGCTGCCTTTTGCGGCGCGGCTGATCGACCGCGGCGGGCTGCGCCGCCTGCGCCGCCGGTGGTTCGAGCCACATGCGACCTTTGCCATCCTGCTGATGCTGGTGTGGCCGTTTGCACAGATTTTTCCGCAGGAATTCCTCTTCAGCATGGGCGGAGTGATCCGCAGCATCCTGCTCGATCCATCGCCGGATGCGTTTGTGGTCAATCTCCTCAACGGCTGGTTTCCGGAGCTGTTCGACTGGCAGGACAAGCTGACGGCGCACCCGGAAGCACTGCAGCGCCAGGAACTGCTGGAAGCGCTCATCACCGCTTGCAGCTGGATCGGCACGGGGCTGCTGGCCAGCGTGGCCATGCGCCGTGGTGCGCCCATGCTGCGCTTGCTGGCTGCGCTGCTGGCCGGCGCGCTGCTGGTCAAGGCGGGGGCGACGGTGCTGCAGTTTCCGCTGGGCGGCGCGTGGGATTGGCTTTCCTCCGGTGCGCGATTCGGGTTGATTGTCGGCTCGCTGGTGCTCGTGCTGTTGGTGCGGCTGCCGCGCTGGTTGCGCGGCGCGCTGGCCATGACGTTGCTCATTGCGCTGATCATTCTGTCCAACGTCTTGCCGCCGAGCCCGTATTCGTGGGTGTCGGCGCAAAGCTGGCGGCTGGGGCGTTTCGTCCATTTCAACAGCCTGTCGCAATGGATCGGCTGGCTGTGGCCGTTTCTCGGCCTCGGCTATCTCGCCTGGCGCGCCGAGCAGACGCAGCTGCAGCGGCGCGCCGGACGTCACGCGCGTTGA
- a CDS encoding rhizoferrin export MFS transporter translates to MSPATPVDAWRGAIRWLLVIQALSMGAMEMTGPFWPLFLRELLPVPHVPFAWVASAAYFAPMAATLTTAPWWGRLADRVGPKPMILRALIALAASQLWSVYADSAASVLLARTVQGGLAGFLAAAQIYAMRVAPADMRRRVFADLQTVTACGSFMAPPVGAWLVGWMGFRMANTAGAAVILACIPLAMFCLPAIKPAPTSEIHQDADDRQAGRAPLGGLVIGLLLGMVAVQAARVMPQGFLAPYITETLHGSVMLAGLAYSATAATLALSARWWAKRFASLPVHVTLGRVCALTAVCGLTALWQGIAQGENAFIAARLAWGLCLGGLLPVLNSLVVETSPEHRQGFALGLCSSAAKGGALIGLGVAALSTGLFGWRAGFVAMAAMYLAALAALIAVRRAASPHPASAAAGTQRA, encoded by the coding sequence ATGAGCCCCGCAACGCCCGTGGACGCGTGGCGCGGGGCCATTCGGTGGCTCCTCGTCATCCAGGCCCTTTCAATGGGCGCGATGGAAATGACGGGGCCGTTCTGGCCACTGTTCCTGCGCGAGCTGTTGCCGGTGCCGCATGTGCCGTTCGCGTGGGTGGCGAGCGCAGCGTACTTCGCACCGATGGCCGCCACGCTCACCACCGCGCCCTGGTGGGGCCGCCTGGCTGATCGCGTCGGACCCAAGCCGATGATCCTGCGAGCGCTCATCGCACTGGCAGCGTCGCAGCTGTGGTCGGTCTATGCGGACTCGGCGGCCAGCGTGCTGCTGGCGCGCACCGTGCAAGGCGGGCTGGCCGGCTTTCTGGCAGCCGCACAGATCTACGCGATGCGCGTGGCACCTGCCGACATGCGCCGGCGCGTCTTCGCCGATCTGCAGACCGTCACGGCGTGCGGCAGCTTCATGGCGCCGCCTGTCGGTGCGTGGCTCGTGGGGTGGATGGGCTTCCGCATGGCGAACACGGCGGGCGCTGCGGTGATCCTGGCGTGCATTCCGTTGGCAATGTTCTGTCTGCCCGCCATCAAGCCCGCTCCAACGTCCGAGATCCACCAGGACGCCGACGATCGCCAGGCAGGTCGCGCTCCGCTGGGTGGCCTGGTGATCGGGCTGCTGCTGGGCATGGTGGCAGTGCAGGCGGCGCGCGTCATGCCGCAAGGCTTTCTTGCACCCTACATCACGGAGACGCTGCATGGGTCGGTGATGCTGGCAGGCTTGGCCTACAGTGCCACGGCCGCGACACTGGCGCTGTCTGCGCGCTGGTGGGCAAAGCGTTTTGCGAGCCTGCCCGTGCATGTCACGCTGGGGCGCGTCTGTGCGTTGACCGCTGTCTGCGGCCTCACCGCGCTCTGGCAGGGCATTGCGCAAGGAGAAAACGCATTCATTGCTGCGCGCCTGGCGTGGGGCCTGTGCCTGGGCGGCCTGCTGCCGGTGCTCAATAGTTTGGTCGTGGAAACCAGCCCGGAACACCGCCAAGGCTTTGCGTTGGGGTTGTGCAGCAGCGCAGCCAAGGGCGGCGCGCTCATCGGCCTGGGCGTGGCTGCATTGTCGACGGGCCTGTTCGGGTGGCGCGCGGGTTTTGTCGCCATGGCGGCGATGTACCTTGCGGCGCTGGCAGCGTTGATCGCGGTGCGGCGCGCTGCCTCACCGCATCCCGCATCTGCTGCGGCGGGCACTCAACGCGCGTGA